The following are from one region of the Segatella oris genome:
- a CDS encoding M16 family metallopeptidase encodes MEIRQKHRNNPMKPYFIFFSGMTRSIVTLLFLLALLPASAQRVAIHQLRNGMTVWLNPDSTESKFIGYVVVKAGARDCPNTGIAHYFEHIMFKGTQQIGTTDYAHEKPLLDEISRQYNLLSQTTDPKQRTTIQLQINKLNQQAARYAIPNEFSKLLTRYGGTGINAYTDLDETVYHSECAPQYIAQWCQLNSDRFINPVFRLFQGELETVYEEKNRAEDNFGMQLMEHLQEMVFKGSNYEYPVIGSTENLKNPRLSDMEAFYQKYYVANNMALILCGNFKEKDIIPLLEKTFGRIRSGETPMREPINLTDFNPNRTLKIKIPFPLIKASALVFRGPTPRDRDYTAMQIAMHLLSNSNNSGLIDSLSSHHHVMYSMAAGADMFMTREVGLLGVAAVPNLPFGSKRKAEHLLWQQINKLKSGEFSAESLEAAKTEYLKQEKLKLENINSRISLMAGCYARGIDWNDYIRQISTLPQLQKADIMAACQHYFGNHYLLFHKKFGKYKKDKISKPPYAPVQTDNQNRQSDYAVQLAKTATPTLTPQFIALGKEVTTRHLGPQADLYTTANPQNDIFRLTLSWHQIQAKKPIHTMSDLFDYLGTSTLSKQAFAKQLQALGTTLNGNYALGGMSIQLSGFDNNLAPSIRLLTDLLQHPKTDKKFIATMKKDARLGDKFFGKDMEAIHEAVLDKIAMGDKAFELQNMPTSELKRLQVADIEGLFKAAQTGKLTVSYSGNIAADSLANLLKPVTEGENRQDYKGYDYEVKRPEKPTIYLYDKADARQAIVGTYTVLPPLDTEEKDALFTIWRNYFSNGSLNSVLFRELRDLRSLVYTCGGRTYQQWFKAKKNRPIGYFTTAGTQTDKALTTLSLIDSLLTDMPIDAHDLQNARQSAMNNINNSRPTFRSQPGYMAEAVLKGYTEDPNKARAAAISQTTNEQVIAYYQQHIQHAPRSYFVIGNLKAIDRKALERYGKVVVEFKKDDIHR; translated from the coding sequence ATGGAAATCAGACAAAAGCATAGAAACAACCCTATGAAACCCTATTTTATATTCTTTTCGGGAATGACAAGGAGCATCGTCACTTTACTTTTTTTACTGGCACTTTTGCCTGCATCTGCCCAGCGCGTTGCCATTCATCAGCTCCGCAATGGCATGACCGTGTGGCTCAATCCTGACTCCACGGAGTCGAAATTCATCGGGTATGTGGTCGTGAAAGCAGGGGCACGCGACTGCCCAAACACTGGAATTGCCCACTATTTCGAACACATCATGTTCAAGGGGACCCAGCAAATCGGCACCACAGACTATGCCCATGAAAAGCCATTGCTCGATGAAATCAGTAGGCAGTACAATCTTCTCTCGCAGACCACTGACCCCAAACAGCGCACAACCATACAGCTGCAAATCAACAAGCTCAACCAACAGGCTGCCCGCTATGCCATTCCCAACGAGTTTTCAAAACTGCTGACCCGCTATGGCGGCACAGGCATCAATGCCTACACCGACCTCGATGAAACCGTGTATCACAGTGAGTGTGCTCCACAATACATTGCACAATGGTGCCAACTGAACAGCGACCGCTTCATCAACCCTGTCTTCCGCCTCTTTCAGGGCGAACTCGAAACCGTCTATGAAGAGAAAAACCGCGCTGAAGACAACTTCGGCATGCAACTCATGGAGCATCTCCAAGAAATGGTGTTCAAGGGCAGCAACTATGAATATCCAGTGATTGGAAGCACTGAAAACCTGAAAAATCCACGGCTTTCTGACATGGAGGCATTTTATCAGAAATATTATGTGGCCAACAACATGGCCCTGATTCTCTGTGGAAACTTCAAGGAAAAAGACATCATTCCCCTATTGGAAAAAACCTTCGGGCGCATCCGAAGCGGAGAAACTCCTATGCGCGAACCTATCAACTTGACTGATTTCAACCCCAATCGGACACTGAAAATCAAGATACCTTTTCCTCTGATCAAGGCTTCAGCCCTCGTGTTCCGCGGGCCAACCCCACGTGACCGTGACTACACCGCCATGCAGATTGCCATGCATCTGTTGTCGAACAGCAATAACAGCGGACTCATTGACTCGCTTTCAAGTCATCATCATGTGATGTACAGCATGGCTGCAGGTGCCGACATGTTCATGACACGCGAGGTAGGTCTGTTAGGAGTGGCTGCCGTTCCCAACCTCCCCTTCGGTTCGAAACGCAAGGCAGAACACCTTTTGTGGCAACAGATCAATAAACTCAAGAGCGGAGAATTCTCTGCAGAAAGCCTTGAAGCGGCCAAGACCGAATATCTTAAACAAGAGAAACTAAAGCTGGAAAACATCAACAGCCGCATCTCACTGATGGCCGGCTGCTATGCAAGGGGCATAGACTGGAACGACTACATCCGACAGATTTCAACGCTTCCGCAGCTGCAGAAAGCCGACATCATGGCAGCCTGTCAGCACTATTTCGGCAACCACTACCTGCTTTTTCACAAGAAATTCGGCAAATATAAAAAGGATAAAATCAGCAAACCACCCTATGCTCCGGTGCAGACGGACAACCAGAACCGCCAGTCTGATTATGCCGTTCAATTGGCCAAGACAGCTACGCCCACCCTTACTCCGCAGTTTATCGCGCTCGGCAAGGAGGTCACGACACGGCATCTCGGACCACAAGCCGACCTATATACGACCGCCAATCCACAGAATGACATCTTCCGATTGACGCTTAGCTGGCACCAGATACAGGCGAAGAAGCCTATCCACACCATGTCGGATTTGTTTGATTATTTAGGCACATCAACCCTCAGCAAGCAGGCTTTTGCCAAACAGCTGCAGGCACTTGGCACCACGCTCAATGGCAATTATGCGCTCGGAGGCATGAGCATTCAACTCTCAGGTTTCGATAACAACCTCGCACCTTCAATCCGTTTGCTCACCGATCTGCTTCAACATCCGAAGACTGACAAGAAGTTTATCGCTACCATGAAGAAGGATGCACGCCTTGGCGACAAGTTCTTCGGCAAGGATATGGAGGCTATTCACGAGGCCGTGTTGGACAAAATAGCTATGGGCGACAAGGCTTTTGAACTGCAGAACATGCCGACAAGCGAACTGAAAAGACTGCAAGTGGCCGACATCGAAGGCCTCTTCAAGGCTGCACAGACAGGGAAGCTGACCGTCAGCTACAGCGGGAACATCGCTGCCGACAGCCTTGCCAACCTGCTGAAACCTGTCACCGAAGGCGAAAACCGACAGGACTACAAGGGCTATGACTACGAAGTAAAACGCCCTGAAAAGCCCACTATCTACCTTTATGACAAGGCAGATGCACGGCAGGCTATCGTGGGCACTTACACCGTTCTGCCCCCTCTCGACACCGAAGAAAAGGATGCTCTGTTCACCATCTGGCGAAACTATTTCAGCAACGGCAGCCTCAACAGCGTGCTTTTCCGTGAGTTGCGCGATCTCCGTTCCTTGGTCTACACCTGCGGAGGCAGGACTTATCAACAGTGGTTCAAAGCCAAGAAGAACCGTCCCATCGGTTACTTCACCACGGCAGGAACACAGACCGACAAGGCTTTGACCACCCTCTCGCTCATCGACAGCCTGCTGACCGACATGCCCATTGACGCACACGATCTGCAGAATGCACGGCAATCGGCTATGAACAACATCAACAATTCGCGGCCCACTTTCCGCAGTCAACCGGGCTATATGGCAGAAGCCGTGCTCAAAGGCTACACCGAAGATCCCAACAAGGCACGCGCAGCAGCCATCAGCCAAACGACCAATGAGCAGGTCATAGCCTACTATCAGCAGCATATCCAGCATGCTCCCCGCTCCTATTTCGTCATCGGCAACCTCAAAGCTATCGACCGAAAGGCCCTCGAACGCTATGGAAAGGTCGTAGTGGAATTTAAGAAAGACGACATTCACAGATAA
- a CDS encoding MalY/PatB family protein — MGKYNFDEIVERRGTNSYKWDLPKKEDIIPMWVADMDFKTAPCIIEALKKRVEHGAFGYNFVSDSYYDAVINWFDRRHQWKIQREDILYTSGVVPAISCSLKAMTMPGDKVLIQTPVYNCFFSSIKNNGCEVLENPLRRQGDSYVIDFEDFECKCADEKTTVFLLCNPHNPSGRVWTKEELERMNDICLKHGVKVISDEIHCELTMPGYTYQPFAAVSDACRDNSVVLNSPSKAFNIAGLQIANIVCHQPERRQRINRALNINEVCDVNAFGIIALQEAYNNGGEWLDELKQYLYENYVALKEFFAEYLPKLEVCRLEGTYLAWVDLSRIELTADEAAHDLLEHARVLVNSGTMYGQKDGFCYLRINLACPRATLMEGLKRIGRELSPYMVDEAQGCPM; from the coding sequence ATGGGAAAATATAATTTTGACGAGATTGTAGAACGCCGGGGCACCAACTCCTACAAATGGGATCTGCCAAAAAAGGAGGATATCATCCCCATGTGGGTGGCCGACATGGACTTCAAGACTGCTCCCTGCATCATTGAAGCACTGAAAAAGCGTGTAGAACATGGTGCTTTTGGCTATAATTTCGTGTCCGACAGCTACTATGATGCTGTCATCAATTGGTTTGACCGCCGTCATCAATGGAAAATTCAACGTGAAGATATCCTCTATACTTCGGGGGTTGTGCCTGCCATTTCGTGCTCATTGAAGGCTATGACGATGCCGGGCGACAAGGTGTTGATACAAACTCCCGTCTACAACTGTTTCTTCTCATCTATCAAAAACAACGGATGCGAGGTTTTAGAGAACCCGCTTCGCAGACAAGGTGACAGTTATGTGATTGATTTTGAGGATTTCGAATGCAAGTGTGCCGATGAGAAAACCACCGTTTTTCTGCTCTGCAATCCTCACAATCCGTCAGGACGCGTGTGGACAAAAGAAGAACTTGAACGCATGAACGACATTTGCTTGAAGCACGGTGTGAAAGTTATTTCCGATGAAATTCATTGCGAACTCACTATGCCAGGCTATACCTATCAGCCCTTTGCAGCTGTCAGCGACGCATGTAGGGACAACAGTGTGGTGCTCAACTCTCCCTCTAAAGCCTTCAATATTGCCGGTCTGCAAATCGCAAACATCGTTTGTCACCAACCTGAAAGACGTCAACGCATCAACAGAGCACTCAACATTAACGAAGTGTGTGATGTCAATGCATTTGGAATAATAGCCCTGCAAGAGGCTTACAACAATGGTGGTGAATGGCTTGACGAACTCAAACAGTATCTCTATGAGAACTATGTGGCGCTCAAGGAATTCTTTGCAGAATATCTTCCCAAACTCGAAGTATGCCGTCTTGAAGGCACTTATCTTGCATGGGTCGACCTGTCACGCATCGAACTTACTGCCGACGAAGCGGCCCATGACCTCTTGGAGCATGCGAGAGTATTGGTCAACAGTGGCACCATGTATGGTCAGAAAGACGGTTTCTGCTATCTCCGCATCAACCTTGCATGCCCACGTGCCACGCTCATGGAGGGCTTGAAGCGCATCGGAAGAGAACTTAGTCCGTATATGGTTGACGAGGCACAAGGGTGCCCGATGTAG
- a CDS encoding DUF3737 family protein, protein MEIIKDKKFGGERPLFGMKDVRLENITITDGESGIKCCQNIECEGSKFYGKYPWWHVDKSLITNCYFAPESRSAIWYSSNMTMKDSVIDGPKFFREMENLELENVKITDADETFWKVDGLKLTNVELHDGTYPFMFSQNIYVDGLTSDSKYVFQYCRNVEVHHAKITTKDSFWECENVTVYDSELDGEYLAWHSKNVKLVRCHISGEQPLCYLDGITLEDCTFDAACDRAFEDSRNINATIKGAISEIKNPISGRIVADEIGKITYDEFAKGKDCVIETTK, encoded by the coding sequence ATGGAAATCATTAAGGATAAAAAGTTTGGAGGCGAGCGTCCTCTCTTTGGAATGAAGGACGTGCGCTTGGAGAATATCACAATCACCGATGGCGAATCGGGCATCAAATGCTGTCAGAATATAGAATGTGAAGGTTCAAAATTCTATGGCAAATACCCTTGGTGGCATGTCGACAAGAGCCTCATCACCAACTGTTATTTTGCTCCGGAGAGTCGCTCGGCTATCTGGTACAGCAGCAATATGACGATGAAAGACTCGGTGATTGACGGGCCGAAGTTCTTTCGGGAAATGGAAAATCTGGAATTGGAGAACGTGAAAATCACTGATGCTGACGAGACTTTCTGGAAAGTTGACGGTCTGAAACTGACGAATGTCGAATTGCATGACGGCACTTATCCTTTTATGTTTTCTCAAAATATCTATGTAGACGGCCTCACAAGTGATTCAAAATATGTGTTCCAATATTGCAGGAACGTGGAAGTGCATCATGCCAAAATCACCACAAAAGACAGCTTTTGGGAGTGCGAAAACGTCACTGTGTACGACTCCGAGCTTGATGGTGAATACTTAGCTTGGCATTCCAAGAACGTGAAACTCGTGCGCTGCCATATCAGTGGTGAGCAACCGCTCTGCTATCTTGATGGTATTACTCTGGAAGACTGCACATTTGATGCTGCCTGCGACCGCGCATTTGAAGACAGTCGCAACATCAATGCCACTATAAAGGGAGCAATTTCTGAAATCAAGAACCCTATCAGCGGCAGGATTGTGGCCGATGAAATCGGTAAAATCACCTATGATGAATTTGCGAAAGGCAAGGACTGTGTAATCGAAACAACAAAATAA
- a CDS encoding transporter codes for MGIIKFIKQWTLLCAIVFGSIVYLVFTHIAVLTPFGDYIGPKLVTLLPVNIFLMLYITFCKIQMNDLTPRKWHFILQGIRTLLAALSVVAANLCTDPTYKLIWEGVFICVICPTAAAAPVIVDKLGGSIASLTVYLLIANGFTSIIIPLFFPLMEKGADITFAMAAWMVLKRVLTVLVIPLGLALCSRKFLPNFVAWLKTKRNIAFYLWSFNLSIIMGLAMQNIMNAPVSGWVLVTLCIIPLLLATFQFSMGKLVGYRYGDSIGAGQALGQKNTVVGIWLTLSFLNPYAAIAPCVYVIWQNIINAVQLWYKDKYGYLKW; via the coding sequence ATGGGCATTATTAAATTTATCAAGCAGTGGACGCTGTTGTGTGCCATCGTCTTCGGAAGCATTGTCTATTTGGTTTTCACCCATATTGCTGTGCTTACTCCCTTTGGCGACTACATAGGGCCAAAGCTTGTGACGTTGTTGCCTGTCAATATCTTCTTGATGCTTTATATCACGTTTTGCAAGATACAGATGAACGACCTCACACCCCGCAAATGGCATTTTATCCTGCAAGGCATACGTACACTTTTGGCTGCATTGAGTGTCGTTGCGGCCAACCTCTGCACTGATCCAACCTACAAACTCATCTGGGAAGGCGTATTTATCTGTGTCATCTGCCCCACTGCCGCGGCCGCTCCTGTGATTGTAGACAAGCTTGGAGGCAGCATTGCATCACTGACAGTGTATCTTCTCATAGCCAATGGCTTCACATCAATCATCATCCCTTTGTTCTTTCCACTCATGGAGAAAGGGGCCGACATCACTTTTGCCATGGCCGCATGGATGGTGCTCAAGCGTGTGTTGACGGTGCTTGTAATTCCATTAGGCTTGGCTTTATGCTCGCGAAAGTTCCTCCCCAATTTCGTTGCGTGGCTGAAAACAAAGCGCAACATCGCTTTCTACCTCTGGAGTTTCAACCTTTCTATCATCATGGGACTTGCCATGCAGAACATCATGAATGCCCCCGTTTCGGGCTGGGTGCTCGTAACTTTGTGTATCATTCCGCTTCTGTTGGCCACCTTTCAGTTCTCTATGGGCAAACTTGTAGGTTACCGTTATGGTGACAGCATTGGCGCTGGACAGGCCTTGGGACAGAAAAACACGGTGGTTGGAATATGGCTCACACTCTCGTTTCTCAATCCCTATGCAGCCATTGCACCCTGTGTCTACGTGATTTGGCAGAACATCATCAACGCAGTTCAGCTGTGGTATAAAGACAAATATGGCTATCTGAAATGGTAA
- the rpsU gene encoding 30S ribosomal protein S21 gives MIIVPVKDGENIERALKKFKRKFEKTGVVKELRARQQYNKPSVLKRLKMEHAIYVQKLRTNEE, from the coding sequence ATGATTATTGTACCAGTAAAAGATGGTGAGAACATCGAAAGAGCTCTCAAGAAATTCAAGAGAAAATTCGAAAAGACAGGTGTTGTTAAGGAGCTTCGTGCTCGTCAGCAGTACAACAAGCCTTCTGTTTTGAAGAGACTCAAGATGGAGCACGCTATCTACGTACAGAAGCTGCGCACAAACGAGGAATAA
- a CDS encoding tyrosine recombinase XerC: MMIDKFLDYLRFERNRSELTVKNYGDDLRSFKKFFRDLKNQISWESLDSDVVRNWMERMMDEGNNAASINRRLSALRSFYRFALSRKLVDKDPVHGITGPKKGKPLPQFLKEKEMDRLLEREYWTRSFEDVRDRAIIMTFYETGIRLSELTGLDDKMVDFAEYQLKVTGKRNKQRIIPFGEELCTTLRDYMECRGREVGRLSEALFVTDEGQRMSASLVRERVKRSLSKVCTLKKRSPHVLRHTFATAMLNHKAGIESVKKLLGHESLSTTEIYTHTTFEQLKREYSIAHPRA, encoded by the coding sequence ATGATGATTGACAAGTTTCTCGACTATCTTAGGTTTGAGCGTAACCGCTCCGAACTGACGGTGAAGAACTACGGGGATGACCTTCGGTCTTTTAAGAAGTTCTTTAGAGACTTGAAAAATCAGATATCTTGGGAGTCGTTAGACTCGGATGTTGTTCGCAACTGGATGGAGCGCATGATGGATGAAGGAAACAATGCTGCATCAATCAATAGGCGATTGAGTGCGTTGCGTTCCTTTTATCGTTTTGCATTGTCAAGAAAACTTGTGGATAAGGATCCGGTTCACGGCATCACGGGACCGAAAAAGGGCAAGCCTCTGCCTCAATTCCTGAAAGAAAAGGAGATGGACAGGCTGCTTGAGCGGGAATACTGGACAAGAAGTTTTGAAGACGTACGTGACCGTGCGATTATCATGACTTTCTATGAAACCGGCATTCGGCTTTCGGAACTGACGGGACTTGATGACAAAATGGTTGACTTTGCGGAATACCAGTTGAAAGTAACGGGCAAGAGAAATAAACAGCGCATTATTCCCTTTGGTGAAGAGCTTTGCACCACGCTTCGTGATTACATGGAGTGCAGAGGTCGCGAGGTTGGTCGGTTGTCAGAAGCTTTGTTTGTTACCGATGAGGGACAGCGAATGTCTGCAAGTTTAGTGAGAGAACGGGTGAAGCGAAGTCTCTCGAAGGTGTGTACGCTGAAGAAACGCTCACCACATGTGTTGCGTCATACGTTTGCAACAGCGATGCTCAATCATAAGGCAGGAATTGAAAGTGTAAAGAAGTTGCTCGGGCATGAAAGTCTGTCGACGACAGAAATCTACACCCACACAACATTTGAGCAGCTTAAACGTGAATATTCTATTGCCCATCCAAGGGCTTAA
- the hpf gene encoding ribosome hibernation-promoting factor, HPF/YfiA family, giving the protein MELKIQSIHFDATEKLQAFIEKKIAKLEKTYEDIQKVEVQLKVVKPATALNKETCVTVSVPGQKLFVEKTCDTFEEGIDEAVDSMKVQLTKFKEKIRNH; this is encoded by the coding sequence ATGGAACTGAAAATTCAGTCGATTCATTTCGACGCTACCGAGAAGTTACAGGCGTTTATCGAAAAGAAAATCGCCAAGTTGGAGAAAACTTACGAAGATATACAGAAAGTAGAGGTGCAACTAAAGGTAGTCAAACCTGCCACCGCCCTTAATAAAGAAACTTGTGTTACGGTTTCTGTGCCAGGCCAGAAACTCTTTGTAGAGAAAACTTGCGACACGTTTGAGGAGGGAATTGATGAAGCTGTTGATTCAATGAAGGTGCAGTTGACTAAGTTCAAGGAAAAAATCCGCAATCATTGA
- the tuf gene encoding elongation factor Tu encodes MAKEEFVRTKPHVNIGTIGHVDHGKTTLTAAISKVLHEKGFGSEDVKSFDQIDNAPEEKERGITINSAHIEYETAKRHYAHVDCPGHADYVKNMVTGAAQMDGAILVVAATDGPMPQTREHVLLARQVNVPRLVVFLNKCDMVDDEEMLDLVEMEVREILEQYGYEEDTPIIRGSALGALNGVEKWVDSVMKLMDTVDEWIQEPVREVDKPFLMPVEDVFSITGRGTVATGRIETGVCKVGDEVQLLGLGEDKKSVITGVEMFRKNLAEGQAGDNVGLLLRGIDKAEVKRGMVVVHPGAITPHDHFKASIYVLKKEEGGRHTPFGNKYRPQFYLRTMDCTGEIKLPEGVEMVMPGDNVEIEVELIYKVALNEGLRFAIREGGRTVGSGQITAILDDVK; translated from the coding sequence ATGGCTAAAGAAGAATTCGTACGTACCAAACCCCATGTAAACATTGGTACAATCGGTCACGTTGACCACGGTAAGACAACTCTTACTGCAGCAATTTCAAAGGTTCTTCATGAGAAGGGCTTCGGTTCAGAGGATGTTAAGTCTTTCGATCAGATTGACAATGCTCCCGAAGAGAAAGAGCGTGGTATTACCATTAACTCTGCTCACATTGAATATGAAACAGCTAAGCGTCACTACGCACACGTAGACTGCCCGGGTCACGCTGACTATGTGAAGAACATGGTAACAGGTGCTGCTCAGATGGACGGTGCTATCTTGGTAGTTGCTGCAACTGATGGTCCTATGCCACAGACACGTGAGCACGTGCTTTTGGCTCGTCAGGTAAACGTACCTCGCTTGGTTGTATTCTTGAACAAGTGTGATATGGTTGATGACGAGGAAATGCTTGATCTTGTTGAAATGGAAGTTCGCGAAATCCTCGAGCAGTATGGTTACGAAGAGGATACTCCTATCATCCGTGGTTCTGCACTTGGTGCTTTGAACGGCGTTGAAAAGTGGGTTGACTCAGTAATGAAGTTGATGGATACTGTTGATGAGTGGATCCAGGAACCAGTACGTGAGGTTGATAAGCCATTCTTGATGCCAGTTGAGGATGTATTCTCAATCACAGGTCGTGGTACTGTTGCTACAGGTCGTATCGAAACCGGTGTCTGCAAGGTAGGTGATGAAGTTCAGCTCCTCGGTCTTGGTGAAGATAAGAAGTCTGTTATCACAGGTGTAGAGATGTTCCGCAAGAACCTTGCTGAAGGTCAGGCTGGTGACAACGTAGGTTTGTTGCTCCGTGGTATCGATAAGGCTGAAGTTAAGCGTGGTATGGTAGTTGTGCACCCGGGTGCTATTACTCCTCACGATCACTTCAAGGCTTCTATCTATGTATTGAAGAAAGAAGAAGGTGGCCGTCATACTCCATTCGGTAACAAGTATCGTCCTCAGTTCTATCTCCGTACAATGGACTGTACCGGTGAAATCAAGTTGCCAGAAGGCGTTGAAATGGTTATGCCTGGTGATAACGTTGAGATTGAGGTTGAATTGATCTACAAGGTTGCTCTGAACGAAGGTCTCCGTTTCGCTATCCGTGAGGGTGGTCGTACGGTAGGTTCTGGTCAGATTACCGCAATCCTTGATGACGTTAAGTAA
- the secE gene encoding preprotein translocase subunit SecE, with protein sequence MFEKIVNYCKACYDELAHKTTWPTRAELTHSAMVVLSASLVIALVVFAMDSLFRFVMSTIYPN encoded by the coding sequence ATGTTTGAAAAGATAGTAAATTATTGCAAAGCTTGCTATGATGAGCTTGCGCATAAGACTACTTGGCCAACACGTGCCGAACTGACCCACAGTGCAATGGTTGTATTATCTGCTTCCCTTGTCATTGCACTGGTAGTGTTCGCGATGGACAGTCTGTTCAGGTTCGTGATGAGTACAATTTATCCAAATTAA
- the nusG gene encoding transcription termination/antitermination protein NusG — MAETGNKWYVLRAVSGKEAKLKEYIEAELKHNELLSTHVSQVLIPVEKHASLRNGKRVVKEKISLPGYIFVEANLVGDVAHTLRFMPNCLGFLGGLDEPSPVPQSEINRMLGTAEVTEIEDTVDIPYVVDETVKVTDGPFSGFSGVIEEVNAEKHKLKVMVKIFGRKTPLELSFMQVEKES, encoded by the coding sequence ATGGCTGAAACAGGAAACAAATGGTATGTACTGCGCGCCGTTAGCGGAAAAGAGGCTAAGCTGAAAGAATATATCGAAGCCGAATTGAAGCATAATGAGTTGCTGAGTACGCATGTCTCTCAGGTTCTGATACCGGTGGAGAAACATGCTTCCTTGCGTAATGGCAAAAGAGTGGTGAAGGAAAAGATTTCTCTTCCAGGCTACATCTTTGTTGAGGCTAACCTGGTTGGTGATGTTGCGCACACTTTGCGCTTCATGCCTAACTGTTTAGGTTTCCTTGGAGGTTTGGATGAGCCCTCACCTGTCCCACAGTCTGAAATTAACAGAATGTTGGGAACTGCCGAAGTTACAGAAATTGAGGATACAGTTGATATCCCATATGTTGTAGATGAGACGGTGAAGGTGACAGACGGCCCATTCAGTGGCTTCAGCGGTGTAATCGAAGAGGTTAATGCCGAGAAGCACAAACTGAAAGTGATGGTCAAGATCTTCGGACGTAAGACTCCGTTAGAGTTAAGTTTTATGCAAGTAGAAAAGGAAAGTTAA
- the rplK gene encoding 50S ribosomal protein L11, with protein MAKEVAGLIKLQIKGGAANPSPPVGPALGSKGINIMGFCKEFNARTQDKAGKILPVVITYYTDKSFSFIIKTPPAAVQLKEAAKIKTASAQPNRQKVASVTWEQIKAIAEDKMNDLNCFTIESAMKLIAGTARSMGITVKGDFPGK; from the coding sequence ATGGCTAAAGAAGTTGCTGGTTTAATCAAATTACAGATTAAGGGTGGCGCTGCGAATCCTTCACCTCCAGTAGGCCCTGCATTGGGTTCTAAGGGTATCAATATTATGGGATTCTGCAAAGAGTTCAACGCCCGTACCCAGGATAAGGCAGGTAAAATCCTACCTGTTGTTATCACATACTATACAGATAAGTCATTTAGCTTCATTATCAAGACTCCTCCTGCAGCTGTTCAGCTGAAAGAGGCTGCCAAGATTAAGACTGCTTCTGCACAGCCTAACCGTCAGAAGGTTGCCAGTGTAACCTGGGAACAAATTAAGGCTATTGCTGAGGATAAGATGAATGACCTCAACTGCTTTACAATTGAGTCGGCCATGAAGCTGATTGCCGGTACTGCTCGTAGTATGGGTATTACTGTAAAAGGGGACTTCCCTGGTAAATAA
- the rplA gene encoding 50S ribosomal protein L1 gives MSKLTKNQKSVADKVEAGKAYTLKEAAELVKEITTTKFDASLDIDVRLGVDPRKANQMVRGVVSLPNGTGKTVRVLALCTPDQEAAAKEAGADYAGLDEYVEKIKGGWTDIDVIITMPSCMGKIGPLGRVLGPRGLMPNPKSGTVTMDVAKAVKEVKQGKIDFKVDKAGIIHTSIGKVSMTPEQIFGNAKEFIQTVIKLKPAAAKGTYIKSIFISSTMSKGIKIDPKSVE, from the coding sequence ATGAGTAAACTGACAAAAAATCAAAAATCAGTAGCTGATAAGGTTGAAGCAGGGAAGGCATACACATTGAAAGAGGCTGCAGAGCTTGTTAAGGAAATTACCACAACAAAGTTTGATGCGTCTCTGGATATTGATGTACGTCTGGGCGTTGACCCACGTAAGGCTAACCAGATGGTTCGCGGTGTCGTTTCACTGCCTAACGGAACTGGTAAGACTGTTCGTGTGCTTGCACTCTGTACTCCTGATCAGGAAGCTGCCGCAAAGGAAGCTGGTGCTGATTATGCTGGTCTTGATGAATATGTTGAGAAAATCAAAGGTGGTTGGACCGATATTGACGTCATCATCACTATGCCGTCTTGCATGGGTAAGATTGGACCTTTAGGCCGTGTACTCGGTCCTCGTGGTTTGATGCCAAACCCCAAGAGTGGTACTGTAACAATGGATGTTGCCAAGGCAGTAAAGGAAGTTAAACAGGGTAAGATTGACTTTAAGGTTGATAAGGCTGGTATTATCCATACCTCAATCGGTAAGGTATCAATGACCCCTGAGCAGATTTTCGGTAACGCGAAGGAATTTATCCAGACGGTTATCAAATTGAAGCCTGCTGCTGCTAAAGGTACATATATCAAGAGTATCTTTATTTCAAGCACTATGAGTAAGGGTATCAAAATTGATCCTAAATCAGTTGAATAA